CAGATAAACTAGAGAAAATACTCCGGACATAACTGCTTGTGCAGAGATTTTAACCCCAGACCATTCGCTTATCAGGCGAACGCTcaaaccactgagctacacagactgtccctgataaagaGTGTCCAAGTTTGGTACTTATGAATAATGAGAAGTCAACAGTGCAATGATTGATTCCGCTAGTTAGTAATGTTTGAGTGTTTCAATGTTCCAGTGTACAATACGTCACACCTTCTTTGTGTTTTTCAGCTTGTCGGGCGAGGACAAGTAAATCATTGTTACactataaaaataattaaaataagttTCATTTACCGTTTATTTGGCACAGGTTACCGGTGAACCCCTCAAAACAGACACACAGACCATCCGCTACACAGGTCCCATTATTAAAACAACCAGATCCACagactgtcacaaatataaagaGTAATGCTGAGCGATATCGGTTGTATTAAAGTGAATGAGGTAAAGCgcatttttgttgcgttgggaaaagcgcgaTACCTTACAATTGAGATACTAATCGCTCATCGCTCATCTAtagagtataaatttagcttcatTGCAAAACAGACCACGTTATTATGAGTCATCGACACGTATTCTATTCTGAGCAGACCATGGTCAACGTCATTTAATTCGGTAACAgaaaatatcgtaaacaaaaaaaaaaaaagcaatgggctattccatttaaaatccagactacccctgtggaagattttggaaatatcttctacagggagaGTACGAATGTTttaagcacattaggcagctccatttaaatttcatacaccgtctgagaaagattcaacttgaaatcttcccctgagggagaatgagtttcaaatgtgataattccatttgaaattcatactccctctgtagaagatagttccaaaatcttccacaggggtagtgtggaaggATACTACCTGGACGTTGGATGCAATATTGTTTTCCAGGGGTACGATTTTGGCTCTATTTGCCCCGTTATAGAAAAAAGTGTACAAATATATCTCCCAgtgcaatgtttacatttttaCTTGAAAATAAATTAGGATTAGAAAGGAATGAGTCTCGGGACTCTCGTTTGACAGGCGAAGCTGCCAATCACCACAACAACTGTCCAATTTTACGATTACGCGCATTTCAAAGTATGTATCATAACATACCGTATCATATCATAACATATCGTTCGTAGCCACAAAcgagaaagagtgaaaaactatACTTTATAGTGGGATGCACTATCCCACCCTATCTGATTTAGACAAGTAACACATTGCTTGATAACAttaatacacttttggaattatctGTCAGTTTTGTATTTACGTggtaaaccaatgacaacgtcaaaatctAGTCAATGTAACCCCCCCCGATTCTGAGAGCGGTACATCAACCTGCTACCATAGACGCTTTATAGGCAAACACTTTTCTGAGGTTTGCTTTTGAGTTTTATTATTATACAATAGTTGTGCTCATTTTGAAGCCTGGtaaaaatcaagaaaaatataCAGTACATCAAGACTGTGCTTGGACGCATGGTGGTGATAGGAGATAAATGTTTGAAAACACTTCATGTAATTGACTGGTATAAAGGGGATGAACAATGAGACCAAGTTCATGGGTCATAAGAAGTACATGTAGCAGACACACATTGAATTTGGGAGGCACAATAGAATGGGTCATTAATttgattttgtcaccaaaattatAACATTACTATAGGTGACATTGCGTTGCCAGATCAGTGCTTGTAATACCTAAAGATATACTTGTCTCTCTCAAAGACCAACAGCCTGAAATGCTTTCATTCTCTTcaagcgggtgtcgactgcagacgacatgtttcacaaaatttaaaaattccaacaaaaaaaaagaaatgtaaattgtcatgaccatatttggaatcagcatgaaaaatgcattaaaataagtacaaacaagcctaatattggtatagtagtttttaagatagctcttgatattttgagaaaatatttcaaaacttgaactatccgttgaagcgcatggctagcacgcagagtataAATGAGGAGGTTGTATAATAAAACAGGGATCTCAGATTTATTCGCCCACGCATTGATTCACACATAGGACGATATAGACGATAGAATGAAATAACGAATTTCTCTATTTTATCTGATTTGTTCGGCAAAATATTAAAAGTGGACATACCTGATTGATAGTAAACACCAACAAATTTGggacaaaattaaaatatatatttagttcaaatcgcacattattgctttaaaatatCAAGTTTAATAATATAGTTTGTTTTATGCCCTTTACTGTAATGATCATAACGTGATCATGTAATTagtaatttttatttaattattttgtttgaaaatgcaaTTTCTGAAACGAAACGTTTTCCAATTGCAAGTCAACAATCAATGCATAGGTCTCAAAATTAGGCGAAACTCTATAATTGATCAAATAACAATTTACCTGGTGGATTGGTGTCCTTTATAATGACCATAGTTTTATATAAATCACCAACTGTGCCATTAACTGGATCATGAAGTGTGATCAGAAAATGTTCATCTGTTTCGTGGTAAGTATCCGATGCAATAGTTATTGAAACAGTCGCAGAGGTCATAGTAGCAACAAAATCTACTGAGGTGTTTACTTTATCGGTGTAATCAGTTGGCGCTACTGCGCTTAGATCCATCGTGCTGATTTCTATGTAAAGGAAATGTTATACTTATTAACATACAATACATCATTAAACATAGTTCAGCTTTTATGGAAGAGACTTGCCTTGCATCATTTTGGAAGCTAGAAATAGAGAAAGGTCTTAGACAAACTCATAAATCTGACTGTTTCTAAATGTCGCATGCACGAATCACTTGTATACTGTAACAATAAGAAACAGTAATTAATGCACATTCAGTTGTGGGAAGTCTGTACAATATTAAACATATCCATGCTCACCAACTTCTCCGGCAGCCGATAGGTCACCCTTTCGATTGATTGTGATTTCAAATGTTGGGTCTCCCTCATCAACACAATACACGGCGCAGTCGAAGTCATACCAAGTGTCTACAAACAATATGAAAGTGAAACACGCTTAAGCTCCTTTTACTTCACTGCTGGTTagttaacataatttgacaaaaCTGAAAGTATTACAGATCCAGATAAAGTCGAACCCACTTGACAATAAATACTACTCAAATATTTAACCCCCTGAGAACTACCAGCCGATTGGCCaagaagaagttttcattatcaattggaccaatcagcaacattgtcagAATAATTTCACCGCCCAATAAATAGGGGTGAATTatatgcaaagctccattctgattagtgatttaagtgaagataccatggaattgaccaatcagaggcaatgttagatcggcaggtagtgctcagggggatgTTAGTGAACCCGCATTTGCAACCAAACTGGCGATTGCATGATGTAGTTGTTTTTACCTACGCCACTGAAATAAAAGATAGTTTACAtagaaaataacattttattcaaTAGGTGTTATATTTCAGTGGGAAACAGGAGAATCGATCAAGTAATAATTTACCTATAGAATCAGTGTCCTTATAATGACCATAGTTTTCACCAACTGTGCCATTAACTGGATCATGAAGTGTGATAAGAAAATGTTCATGTTCCAGAGAGTTATCCGATACAAAGACAATAACATTTTACTGCTTTTATGTCTTATTTTTAGGAACGAAACTTAAGAATTGGTCAAATTACTgtacccaacaaacataaaatgtttttaaaacgtgttttttttttaatttgatttgattgagtTTTGACAACcgtggataacccaagaaagcctctaatGAAACTTATTTCCACTTGGGTCaattgaacaccgggacgggttgggaacagtcaggggttaacaccacactcttttcgaaactggctgcgaaatacatacaggtatggctctctgcacacgggaccgacggcttaacgtctcctccgaaggacggagtactttcatgattcatttacccaattctaaatgaaccatggtctGAATTTCATCTGCAGAAGatgcaaatcgccaccgccgggaattgaacccggaaccTCATGCACTAacggcaagtaccctaaccattgcgccacgctctcccactGATGCttgaaacaggttatatttttggcttttggttttggtaaaaacgttttaataccattaaatatcgggttatataacatgtataaaggtcatgaaaacgttttaaaacgttctgtatgaaaacatattttaaaaatatttgttaaatgttttcaaaatgttattgaaaaatattttctgcaaacaatgAATGTTATAgacacgttttataccctttatataccctggGTATACATAATATATGTACAGGTTTGCATGGTAGCATGGTGAACATGGAACAAAATATTCATTCGGTAAAAGTCACACTCCATCTTAGAGTTAAATATTGTTAGAATGTGTGAGGCAAAAGCTGGATTTTCAACATGGCGAAGTTAATGTTTATGAAGTACACCTGTGCCACGGAAATACGGGATTGACTAGTTGCTTAATATTAAAAAGAGTAACATAATGTGTGACTtgactatacaaataaaatcttTTCGCTCGCATTAGCGGTTTTATTTTGTGAAGGAATTATAAAATTTTATATGGTATAAGACCAGTATCTTACCTGGTGAATTAGTGTCTTTTATGATGACCATAGTTTTATAtaaatcaccaatgacaccattaaGTGGATCGTGAAGGGTGACAAGAAAGTGTTCATCATCTTCAAGGTAAGAATCCGATGCGATTGTTATTGGAACAGTTTTTGATGGTGCATCAGCAACAAAATCTACTATGGTAGCTATTTCCTCGGTGTAATCGGTTGGATGTGTTGCGCTGAGATCCGTTGAGCTGATATCTATGGAAAAGATTATTGTTATTACCATGCAATGGTCTATTCcatttacatttaaaatccacactacctctgtgaaagatttagctaaagtcatccatagatggagtatgagttttgaatagaatagataattaggtaacttccatttgaaatactcactccagttgtggaagatataggtaaagccataatacaggtatgagtttcaaaatgattaactctgaccaattacatttgacaaacatactccccctgttgaagatatctccaaaatcttccaccggggtagtgtggattgcaactggaatagcccaatacagctTTAAAACTGCTTTGATTTTTTTAAGTGAGAGAATGCATTGTTTTGAGCAGGCAAACTCACAAATCGATTTCAAAAAAAATCTAATCACAAGTATTATTTTGTGAAAGTATTAAAAGACAAGGACAATTACCCCCCTTCTGGGCCAGAAGATATGTTGGAGAGTGGTGCCACAATGGTATTAAGCATACTAATACTCACTAACTTGACCAGGAAGGGAGATGTCACCCTTTCGATTGATTGTGATTTCAATTGTCACGTCTCCTTCATCAACACAATACACGGTGCAGTCAAAGTCATACCAAGTGTCTACAAACAATGCGATAATGAAATAAAGATATCAATATGATTCAGTTTCGTTTGCTTTTCTTGATATATATCTTACAGGTTTGCATAGGAGCATAACTGAAAAGTGAAATTTTTACGTCAACGAGTAAGGTTAGAATTCCATCCTTTGGGCTTACAGGCCCGTGTCACTGGAAAATAATGGGAAATCATACGCACCATGAGCGGCGTAGCCAGGGACAAATTGCCCGCTGCGAGAAGTCGTGCCCCATGGGATGCTGGCGGCAAccttgatatttaagatttgtacaTTTTTGCCTAGCTCTTTTTTGCCAcatcctttgaaaatttataCCCCAGAGGAATGACAAGTTTGCTGCTATTTGAATCAATTAATatttaccatttttcacccaGATGTGGCAATGATGCCATTTTACATTTCATTGGGCTCAATTTCAAATTACTAGCGTTCGCTCAATGCGTTGGCGTACATATGCACAAGCAAAACAAAAGCCttaacgcgttgacgtcactgccacacaAGGGTGAATATGGTTTTGTAGGATCTTCGACGGATGGCAATAACTGTTACATTTACATCAATGTTGTCGATTTTGGGCGATCTCCCATTTCTCCTAGTAACACGGAGGCCTAATTACCTGGAGTATCATCGTCATCAACAATAACTGAAGCCTTGTGGACGGGCTCCAGAACAATCTGGCCGGCTGCAGCCGCTGGTGTAGGGTTATCAAATTCAATTTCGATTAGTAATTGTTCAAGTCCTTCTTCAAATGTATCATCAGTTATTTGCAGCTTTATTTCTTTCGTGTCTTCACCTGGGTAGAATGTCACCTCACCATTAATTGGAATGAAACCCTCAAAGTCCGCGTAAAAGTCAGCCGATAAGGACGTTGCTTTGAGCTCTGAAGGAAACAATCATGATCAGTCATGCTTTCTATAGTAgaacattttgagatattttcgaaTAATGCCACGTTTCGAATAAGATTGAACCGTTTTGAGACCTTAAATGTTAATGTGATTATTTGCGCAACAACTTTGCATTTTGTACAACTCGTCAAAACAAATATACGACTGTAGTATTTCAAACATATCAGGAAAAAATATACAAACGAACGTTGCTACGTGTTTTCTTACTTGTTGTTATTTCCAAACTAAGATCCCCTCTTCGCATAACATTGAAAGTAAGATTTCCAGAATCTTCATCGACAAAATATTCCGTACAATCCAAGAAGTATAATGTTTCTGTAAATGGGAAATATTATTAGTGATGAAATATAGGATTACACAAAAGTCCCATTTGTGAGCGTAGGGAGCAAAAAAAAGGGTCTTTACGCCTTTCtggtcaaaaaatgtccaaattttagaAATAAGTTCACTCgtccaaaaggtccaaattttgaaaaaaaaatccactttttcaaaatcagcccaccCTCATCCCAAAActaaatcctggttatgggcctgctgCACGGTCGTATGTAAAATCTTgatagctccaatttgataccgcaTTTACTACCAAATGTTTATACATATATGATATTTGGCGCGTTTTCAAAAATTACATATCAAAACGATCACGCAGTTGGAATTATAGGTGTGGCCAAAACTGCTTGCCAGCGACGAGCCCATGTCGATTACCCCAAGggtttatagaggttgtgcatatgacgtatcatcccgtaaatatggcggaccaTTCAattgcattcaataaaagcatgattgcaatctaccgcgacagttcgtctcacacacattgcAAATGCACTAAGATCTAATAGGTTAATGACAACATTTGAATGAAAGGACTACACTGCGCCataattacggtgaaggacaccggttcaaatcctttgtttggagccaatcgataaaagcatgcagggcctctattcaaTTTGAAACGCGTGTATTGTTACAACACTCTGAACGATGGTCTATCGAtatctattgttgtacaaggttcactcagtcatttaatgaggcaatacaaacaatcgaatttggtgttgaaatgagcaaaattttgagttacaccttttcaatgtaaactttattttctcggccaaatgaaaagcaataattgtcatttattcagtaaatgtcaggaaaaactgtaaggcttgatactgtatttttttattcaaatcctagtgttaaacttaggcgtgaaattcagtcattaagattttcaactttgataggcttcaactctgcccgcgagcctttttttgaccAACCTTTTagtttttcaaagtaatatagttcgctaatgaagtatttttcccaactttctaacgcacatcaccgtgagcgaaatatcatagttttgtcagaatttccgttttgatttcaccattttttactgccggctgaaaatttttcaaaatcatcgcgtgaaatctgaggctagtattgtggatcgatatccctgggtgccgttggaagattgtggaaaaccggcctggctacagtgttgccagaatttcAATATGTCAAAGAGATTAACAGGCCTATAAATGCTCCTATGACACTGATCATGTTAAGCACAaagaggatctttcatcacgtgcgTGATTAatgatttgatttcatcatcaatttccaattttataataccataacttatgaactcaatatcttcgcttaggaatgtccgattttattggggaaaacggcgttgtggagcaaaatatctctttatttaagatatgtaaaaacctcaaaattgataaccttccCAAAactgtctccttttgacatgacacgtcacatatattacataccggtacataataataattatatatagggcGACTatgatgacaaataggcctacatgtcaaattaaaaacaaacccgaacacaagtctgaagggtgtaataaaaatgccaacccgcgatggggagggggggggggggggtcatacaaaattaacctggagataggagggacagaaaattacaATCACCTATATTtaaataacacgctaattttgctTAGGTAGGTTTGGACCtaaagcgtgcgtctcttaatacggactaacctaggtaaacaaacaaacaaacaaacagacaaatggtGGACATATTCATGGAAACCATATGATTtgccattgcaggctatcaccGAAGCAAATACCCAAATTCACGTTAATTTACCAGAACATCCAAATgggagatttgggctacaaaatcgcTGGTCGAGTAATCCTTACTTTCAATGCAAAAGGGACCTGCATTACAACAATGAaattatcgactatttctgctgcttgctttcgagataaagtactgagttttaggagcatgacgtgaacaaaggtgaaatcaaaacggaaattctgacaaaactataatagatagacccacacgatgtgctttacaggtgggaaatatctttctttagcgaattatattatgagagacctgagagcacatcagacacagcaGACTGCATTATGAATGTCATGTAATATGCGATATAATGGCAAATAAATATGTATGGCAAATAAATATTGGTATTTTTGAcatctaacagtcctcgaagtaaactttataaatctaaacttaatgtgtatgtagctaggatgaaaagcagaccatcatatgaaaattgtaatctttcgtattgaagacacGAAATAAAACGATCTTCTTGCGGCCTTCACAGGGCGGTATACTAGCGTCCGAATCCGTGATTGCATAATCGGATGGCATCAGTTTCATGTCTTTTGCCCGATCTCGCGTCTTCCCGAGATAATGTACACAACCACTATACTAGTATCTCGAGATACTGTAATATGTATATAATATCAAATCACAATCGATTAGTTCAAGATACACTTACTTCCATCATCATCGTATATATTTAGTACAGCCTTTTGAAGTTCACCTAACGCATGTCCCGCATCAGTTGCTAACGTTGCATTAGTGAATGCTATTGATATAAGGACTTGCTCTGTTTCTTCAACTAATTCATCATCGTCTATGTCTAAGGTTATGTCCTCACACGTGGTATTGGATTCAAAGTCCACTACTCCTTGTATTGATACACCACCAAATGGACCAAATTCAGAATCACTCGCTGATAGACCAACGGCAGTAAAGGCTGCATGTGTTAAAattcaacaacaataataataataataataataataataataataataataataataataataataataataataataataatacaactgACTATTGCTGCTACTACATGTACTACCATTTGCTATTATACATAATTTGTTTACTATTCATGAAGTTCGAATGGCGCGATCGAGGAGGCATAGCTAAAGGATTATTCTCTAATTAGCACGACTCTATGAGCCTGTCAGGGGTTGAAAATTCTGTTGGAAACTGATTGCGACAAACGTGTACTAGTATTAATCTCTGTACATGGAACTGACGGTTTAACTAAGTTTTTAATATTCTTattagtttaatagcttttataaCTAAGCAGTATTATGCCAATAGTCTTTATAAGAGCacatcaattttaaattttctgttagaaaacaaaacaaaaacaacctgGAAATAACACAAGGAGAACGACAGTAGTACATCACTCACCTATAGATTCGGTATCGGCTATATTACCACTTCGACAAACTGTAATGGTCGCGTATCCATCAGCCACATCctcatttacaaaatattcagcacaTTCCAAATAATATTCGGCACCTGTGAATTATTAATGTTAAATAGATCTTGTTATTTACTACAAACAGGTTGTATCTTTACTGAATAGGCCTGTGATGTCGGGACTTTTAATACATAATAAATTGTTCATAAGGGATCGAATAACGACGTTTACAGAGTATTTTTGATGGAAACTGAAAGCGCATTAGacacttttttcccaaaagatcTACAATTTGTAGGTCCcagcaatttggtgtgtctgatgtgctcccaagTCCCACAAAATGTAccgtgcaaacgtcgctatctgaCCTCATAACCACTTTGGTTTATCTTATAGCACTATCGGTCACCCGATGAATACTAATGTCTCTTCGATAAGTTATTTATATAAAGAACGAAAGCACAATACAAAATACTCATTATTATCTAACCCTAGGTACATATCGGGACAGCGACTGTTCTCTGAGGCCAAACTAAATGTTATGCTTTATACCTGCAATCGCTATATCGTTACTTGTGATGGTCACAGTCGCACAGTCAAGTTCACCAAGATAGTTGCCCTCGCCTTCAACTGATATAGAAACTTGAAGCTGCTCTACATTTTCCACAACATAATCGTCAACTATTTCGAGCTCTATTGTCGCTGTTGAATCACCCATACCAAACTCCGCTAGTGCAGTCGATGGGATGAAACTACCATAGTCGTTAGTAAGTAGAGCTGATTGAGGTATGGCTGTGAATGCTGTACACGTGGAACAAAACGTGTGAAAACATGTAGATTAATGTTCAATGCAAAAGGACAAAAATATTGTTTATTGTTTACAAAGTTCTAAAATAAATCCAATATAAAATACGAAGCCAAAATAAGAGATAATGTAACCAGCAAAAAAAGAAGACACATAAAGGAATCTAGTTGGATAAGAATGACGGGGTAGGCTAAtactctcaacagggattgtggtaACTACTtccgttagcacatctatgaccagttactaacagcgccacctacgtcatctaccaacaggaagcaataGACGTCTagggtcattcaatttgagaaagtgctctGTTACAGCGCGAAACGTCATtgatcctgatgaacttatttggtgaaaaatattggtattaatatACTTCGATTAGACTTCACTCATTCTCCCCCACCTTCTTTGAATCCTCCAAAACGAAACCAATAGCTTATTAGCTGTTCCTCTAAACGTGGCCCTAAGCGGGGTAGAGTCAATCAAACGTGAACACTGGCGTCATATTATACAGTTGCGATATACCATTCTCTGGTTATAAGCGACAGGTCAAAGGTTAGGTCACACAAGGGTATTAAGCAAACTATtacgtgtttttatttttatgaaaCTAGTCTAAAAACCGTTTCCAATGAAGAATTGAAACTCTTCTTTTTCTGGTTCACATTACATCATTTTGAGACCAGTTTTGTGGATGTCTGAGCATTTTCCAGTTATTGACCACACTTGAGGCCTACAACTTGACCTTCGCTCTTTTGCTTATTGCATTTAACTCGAGAATGGTATGTCACAGGTCGGTCAAAATATACTTTTGAGACGAGTGTGTTTTAACAACATTGGAGCAATATGTTTCTCACCGTATCTTTCCATAtgggccagcatgcttatatagacTTTTTGGCTAGCTTAAGCATTtttagcctggtcccatcaggacccaagtgtgtttcCACACGGAGCGACAgtttaaagaaacaaacaaaattttgaaaagtacATTAAACCGCATATGGTATTCTCTCCTTGTCTTGGATTAGACAT
This genomic window from Amphiura filiformis unplaced genomic scaffold, Afil_fr2py scaffold_465, whole genome shotgun sequence contains:
- the LOC140145606 gene encoding extracellular matrix protein 3-like, whose product is TQYYLDCAEYFVVEDDGSVTIRVVRRGDITDTETIRFTATPISAVAEDYEDFENTSNPFEATFMAGSEFLDVSLPITDDVFLEDTESLIVTIEFNDTTSAAVLGHGMGQLDKAVVNIFDDDSKTWFYFDCPEYHASEGDGSVLLTLVRGGDISAAANVTFTAIPQSALLTNDYGSFIPSTALAEFGMGDSTATIELEIVDDYVVENVEQLQVSISVEGEGNYLGELDCATVTITSNDIAIAGAEYYLECAEYFVNEDVADGYATITVCRSGNIADTESIAFTAVGLSASDSEFGPFGGVSIQGVVDFESNTTCEDITLDIDDDELVEETEQVLISIAFTNATLATDAGHALGELQKAVLNIYDDDGKTLYFLDCTEYFVDEDSGNLTFNVMRRGDLSLEITTKLKATSLSADFYADFEGFIPINGEVTFYPGEDTKEIKLQITDDTFEEGLEQLLIEIEFDNPTPAAAAGQIVLEPVHKASVIVDDDDTPDTWYDFDCTVYCVDEGDVTIEITINRKGDISLPGQVNISSTDLSATHPTDYTEEIATIVDFVADAPSKTVPITIASDSYLEDDEHFLVTLHDPLNGVIGDLYKTMVIIKDTNSPVNGTVGENYGHYKDTDSIDTWYDFDCAVYCVDEGDPTFEITINRKGDLSAAGEVEISTMDLSAVAPTDYTDKVNTSVDFVATMTSATVSITIASDTYHETDEHFLITLHDPVNGTVGDLYKTMVIIKDTNPP